GGGACAGCTTTGATTACAGGGACACAGACGGTCAGCAAGACCCAGGGCCCCCAGGTCAGGGCAACCATACCTTGGTGGGCTGAGTCCCTGCCCTCCAAGATGGGGCCAGGGGCCTCGGGGGGTGGGAGTGCCTCAGGGTTAAGCAGGGCACCGAGTAGGCGGTGGGGTCATTGGAGGCGCCCTTAGGACCCTGGGCTCCTCTCCCCAGCATCTCCACAGGAGACCAGCCCCGGGCCGGTCTACTTCCTGGACCCGAAAGTCACCCGCTTTGGCCGCAGCTGCACCCCTGCCTACTCCATGCAGGGCCGGGGCAAGTCTCGGGGTGAGTATCTGACCTGTGCTGCCCTACCAGGACCCTGCCCCTTCAGGCCCTCAGCGAATCTCGTGCCTCCGtgctcttctcccctcccacccccgagTTCTTAGACCTCCAGTGTCTTTGGAATGACAAAATCCAGTGGACTCAGAAGAGGGGCCAGGGGCCCTGAGAGAACCCGAATGGGTGAAGTGGCCCAGGGTGATGTGATCTTGGGCACATACGGCCCAGGGTGCCACAAGGGCAGCTGGAGCTCCTCCTCGGCATCAGGAGACAATAGGGTGCAGTGGGGACTGTGGCAAATGCAGCCATGCCCTTCGCGGGCTCCAGACAGCTCCCTCTCACCTAGAGGGCATCTCCCATCCACCCACCCTTTCATCTTTGACCTACCACACAGCTACCTGTCCACCCACTgatccatcaatccatccattCATACATTCGCCCATCTCTCTACTCACCAACCTACCCACCCACGcacccatccaaccatccatccacccatccactaatccatccacccacccacccaccatctATCAATGCAGCTACAACCCCCTGAATCCATCATCTGCTCATTCACTCCTCATCCACCCACTCACTACCCATCCTTCTACTCACCCATCCACTCCAACATGGACTAAGCCAATTGCTGAGAGTTGAAGTAGATTTGACACGACACGTCCTCGCTTTTTGCGAGGACCCAGCCTGGTGTAGTTAGATCCAGGTGGGGACCATCTCACCTCAGTGAGGCCATGtctggagaggcagagagacccaCCCCGGGGGCATCTCAGGAAGGGCTGTGAGGGCTCTGCTTAGGAGGGTGTGGGGAAGGCAGCAGGGGAGAAGGGGCCTTTGGCACTGTcttgaaggaggaaaagcagctcctgggaggtgggagtgggaatGGGAGGCATTCCTGGCAGAGGGTTGAGCTTGGGCAAAGGCCGGAGGCTTGAGAGAGAACAGAGGGAGGCTGGGCTCTGTGAGCTCCACAACGCGTGTGGCGACGGGGAGCCACGCCAGGTCCTTGAGGAGGTGAGGACCCTGTCCATTGCCAACCTTCCTGCCCCACTCTTACAGATCTGGAGGTGACGCCCGGCCCTGGGGCCTACAGCCCAGAGAAGGTGGCCCCCACGCGCCAGCGGACCCCCCCAGCTTTCACCCTGGGTTCCCGCTTCCGCCGGCGGCCCCTGGACACCTCAGTCCCTGCCCCCAACACCTACACCCTGCCTTCCCTCTGGGGCTCCCAGATCTTCACCAAGCCCAGCAGCCCAAGCTACACGGCAGCAGGCCGCACGCCCCCCGCCCGACCCCCGCAGGACCCCGCTGAGATACCGGGTCCAGGCCAGTATGATAGCCCGGACCCCAACGCGTACCGTCAGCGCCGGCCGGCCTTCACCATGCTGGGGCGGCCCCGAGCCCCACGCCCCCCGGATGAGACGCCTGGCCCCGGCACCCACAGCCCCGAGCAGGTCACCATGACCAAGGCCAGGGCCCCGGCATTCACCATGGGCATCCGCCACTCCAAACGGGCCACCACCATGGCCGCGGACACCGCACCCTGACGCCCTCGGGGGACAGGACGCCTGGCCTGggctgagcctcagtctcccatgCTGTGAAATGGGGTGTGGGCAGGTGGTGGGCGTGCCTAGGAGAAGccagggtggggggaaggtggCTCCTTTCTTCCTGTTCTCTGAACCGTCTGAGGTCCTTCTAGGCCACCTGCTTTCTCCAGTCCCGGGGGCTGTGACCCCGTGGTCCCGACAGGGAGAGCCTCCTTCCAGCGTCCCAGTTTCTCCTCTCCGGGTCAcaccaggccaggccaggccaggtggAAAAAGGGACACCCTGGTCCTCTCGAGCTGCTGGCTGGAGGCACGGCTTCCTGTGCCCTAGAACTCAGCGTCTGCCCGCTAGGGCCTGGGTCCCCAGCACAGCTTGGGTCTCTGCCAAACTTGGGCTCATCCCTGCTACTCATGGAAGCACTGAACCCAGCCGCGAATCAGGCTGGAAACagccctgctgcccctccccaccctctagCTGCTTGCCAATAAATCCCCGTGGCACCAGGAGCTGTCCGCATCACACACGCATTGTCTGTTCACGTCACAGGAAGGAAACCCAAACGCTGCTCTCGAGATCCAGACCCCCAACTCTGCAGCCCCTGGGGATCTGGATGGGACCAGAGACCGGATCCAGGCATAGAGGAAGCGAGAGGTGGGGCCAGGGCTTTGAGTGGGGGGAGCTAGCCAGGTAGGCTTCTTGGAAGAAGGGACACTCaagctgggctttgaaggatgcATAGGAATTTGATGGAGTCTAACATTTGCCATCAGTAGGTTCCTACCGTGTTCCAGATATTGATAAGATCATCTCACAGTGACTCAGGAGGCAGGTCATGTTTACCAAGGGGAAACAGGGCTTCAGGGAGCTTGGACACTTGTCTGAGGGCACTGAGAGTGTGTGTCCTTCTGAGGCCAGGATGTAAATCCTGCCCTTTGGGCTCTTTTCCTGCTGCTCTTTCCCAGGGACGGGAAGGAAACACGTGGATGGAGCCCTATAACCGAGCCCTCCGTGGGATGACACGTTATAAACCCCAGCCCAGAAAAACCCTAACCCAGGAGCTTGGGAGGGACAGACCGCACCTCGACTCCCTGGAGGAGAAGACCCGGAGCGGGGCGGAGTGGGGGGCACAGTAGGCGGGACCCGGAGGGCTCCTGGGGTTGGGGGTCAGCTCTCTCctgctctgtccctctccccccagcctggGGTGCCAAACTTGAACACACACCCTTCACCCAACTAGGCGGACACATACCAGggccccctacacacacacctgGGCGGGTACCCagactccctcctctctctccctctccccgccccccacacctTGACACACACACGGTCACATCCGCACACAATATACACACGATCCAACCCTCACACAGCCCACAGGTTTGTTGTCCACAACAGACACAGCGCGCACAGAGTCCAGGTGGGGGCTCCAGACCCCGCCAAACGTCACCCCCCCACACCGACCCAAGGCCACGCTCTCCTCGCCCGCTCCTCGCGGACCGCAGGCGCACAGCGGCTCCCTAGGCGAGAGGCTCGGGCCTCGGGCCTCGGGCCTCACAGCCCCCGGCCCAGCCCGCCGGCCAATCACGGCCGCGCGCGCCCCTCCCGCCAGCCCCCATCGCCGCCTCCTCCCCCGCCGCGCGGTGATCTCACCGCTCTGATTTATCGATCCGGCCCCCAGCGGCCTcgcccctccttcccttccatccccacctgccccggccccggcccctccCTTTGTTTCCCGGCAGCCGGCCCTGCCTGGGGCGgggttggagggggaggggaggggagggatcggccagccctgggcagggaggctgggtcctggggtgACTGAGGTGCAGAGGCGGCAACGCTTGAGGCCTTGGCGGACGGACAAGCCGGCAGGCCTGCGAGGCTCAGGCCCTGGAGTTCAGTTGACCTGATGCCGGACGGGGCCCCCCAGAAATGGAGGAGGAGCCCGTGACCCTCCGGCCCGCGCCCCTGGCTTACAGCCGGGGAAAGTGAGGCCCAGGGCAAGGCCGCGTAGGGCCCGAGTCTGCGCTGCGTGTCCTCGGGCGCACACCCCTTCCCCTctcggagcctcagctcccctgTCAGGAAATAAAGCAGGGCCTGATGTTCAAGTACTTCCGGCAGGAACAGTGGGAACGGAGGGGCTAAGCTTAGGGTCTGGGGCGCTCTCCTTCCTTGACCGCGCCTCCGCCcctctccagacctcagtttccccacggcgaaaagggaggaaaggaggtgaTTTATAAGTCTCTCCCGCCTCTGTGCTTCTCGGAACTCGGGCGACGGGCGACGGGCGAACTGAGGGGTCGCTGCCCCGGCCCTGGGTTCGAAACTTCGCTCCCTCCCGGGCTGCCGGACCCGAGTCAGCGCTCGTGCCCGCggcgggcctcagtttccccagcctCCCCGCCGGGCGCCGGGGCGCCGAGGGCCGGGGGTCCCAGGGGGCGCAGCCCCCCGCGGCTGCGCGCTGGGCCGGACGGATGACATCaccgggccgggggcggggagcgAGCGGCAGGGAGCGGGAGGGCCTCCTCCGCGCCAGGCTCAGCGCCCGGTCGGGCTCGGTCGGGCGGCCGCGGCCATGACGCAGGGTCCGGGCGGGCGCGcggcccccgcgccccccgcaccCCCGGAGCCTGAGGCGCCCACCACCTTCTGCGCGCTGCTGCCGCGCATGCCGCAGTGGAAGTTCGCGGCCCCAGCCGGCTTCCTGGGCCGCGGcccggcggcggcgcgggcggcggggGGCGTCGAGCCCGACCCCGAGCCGGCCGGCTCGGCCGGCGTCCCGGCGCTGGCGGCGGCGGTCCTGGGCGCCTGCGAGCCGCGCTGCACCGcgccctgccccctgcctgtgCTCAGCCGCTGCCGGGCCGCCGGGGCGCGAGGGTCGCGGGGCGCGCGGGGGGCGGCCGGGCCCCCGGACCCCGCCGCCGACGAGTGGATCCGCAAAGGCAGCTTCATCCACAAGCCGGCGCACGGCTGGCTACACCCGGACGCCAGGGTCCTGGGGCCCGGGGTCTCCTACATCGTTCGGGTGAGTGGGCCGGCGCGACTCTGAGATCCCATCCTCCCCGGAGCCCCAGCCTGGGCACAGGGGCTCCCATCCCCCACTTCTCTCTCTGGGACACTCTGGATCCCGAGAGCCAGGTCTCTTTCcgtccctccttctctccccatcaCCCTAGACCCCCATCGCCAACCCGCGCTCAGCGGGCCGCCCCCACCCGGGAGGCGCTGGGGTCCAGGTTCCCACGGCGTCacgtggggaggggcggggagagggcggctggtgggaggggggcaCGCATGCGTGGATTAAGCGGAGCCCCCGTTCCGTAGGCCAGAGTCTTGGGGGGGGAGGACGCGGGTGGGGGCGTCCTGCTACCCAGACCCCCACTGAAACCTCCTTCCCAGACAACAGTACCGGAGACCTTGGCCTGAGGTGGGGCGCAGAAGGGCCGGGCCCCGCTAGGCCCCAGGGTTCGAGATGTGAGACTCCGGGAACTTGGAAGGTGCTGTAAGAGAACGGGTCTTCGTTTGTCCTGGTTTTATTATGAACCTTTTGGACGTACAGAAACGTGGGCCGATGGCCGGCCCGTTCTTGCACCCACGCCTGTGAACGTTGCACGCTCCCCGCTCAGCCTGTCTGCCCCTGTGTGTAGTTTTTGATGAACCATCAGGAGGCAAGCGGTCCGGGGGAAGACGCTCCGTACAATGCTTCCGTACGGCCCCCCCGGCCCACCGGGCCCCTGCCCAGCGACAGTTCATTGTCACAGCCAGGGTCCGGCAGTATTCACAGCGCCTCAGTCTGGTTTTGGGGGCCAGGATCCCGGAGGTCTGTGTCTTTGCAGTTGGTTGTTTTGTCTTTGGTTCTTTTACAATctctcccccccactccccccacccccgtactGCGTTGCATAGTATCCCCCCAGATTCATGACCTtcggaacctgtgaatatggtttttatttggaaatagagtctttgtcgacataatcaagttaagatgagatcacaCTGGATTAGGGCGGCCCTACTGGGCAAGAAgagggagatttggacacagacgcACCGGGAGGGCCCACGTGACAATAGGGGAGAAATGGAGCGATGCgtccacaagccaagggacacTGAGGGTGGCCGCTCACCACCACCAGACgctggaagaggcgggaaggGCCCTCCCCTGAGCCCCTCGCCCCCAGGGAGCAGGGCCCTGTCACACCTTGATTcccaacttccagcctccagaactgtagggCCAGGgttagatttctgttgttttaagcccccagtttgtggtgctttgttgtGGCGGCCCCCAGTGGCCTTGACTTTCGTCCATGTGTGGACCAGGCAGGGTCCACTGCACCCCGGAAGGCTGTTAGACATGCTGGGCCTCAGGCTGCCCCAAACTCTGGGTCTGTCTGTTCTCTCCTGGCATCTTCTAACTTGGCTGTGGCCCCTTCTTTTGCTGAATCTCAGCTTCACTGGATTCAAGACTGATTTTGTAGTGAGATGTTTTGTGGGTGATGCCTCGGGCTTCAAACCACATCCCCCCAGGGACGAGCTGTGTCTGCCCGGCGGCCATGGCCGCGGGGATTAGGAGTGTTCAGAATTCAGCTGCTCGTGTTGTTGAAGTGTAGGCTGTTGGATTATTCCAACGATCTTGACGTTTTCATCGAGGCAGCAAATATTTAATGCATGCCCCGCCCTGCCAGGTGCTGATGGTGTGGTAGGAAACGGGAAAGATCTGATCCCTGCTCTTACGGGGCTCAGATTCCTAGAGGGAGAGGCtgacagtaaataaataagagacaAACAGGGAAATGGCAGACACTGGTAGATGCTGTGCAGAAATTACTATCAAGTGATGTCAGAGCAAGAGACTGGTGGCTGCTTTTAGCCGGGCTGGTGGGCGAGGCGCCTCTCAGgagatgacatttaagctgagac
Above is a window of Physeter macrocephalus isolate SW-GA unplaced genomic scaffold, ASM283717v5 random_134, whole genome shotgun sequence DNA encoding:
- the CIMAP1D gene encoding protein CIMAP1D, whose amino-acid sequence is MGTLPCDPAPRMTPVALGRRAAECQIPETGLRRACGVAPLENGSGPGLYALPSTVGYINHDCTRVAGPAYSLFRRPSEASPQETSPGPVYFLDPKVTRFGRSCTPAYSMQGRGKSRDLEVTPGPGAYSPEKVAPTRQRTPPAFTLGSRFRRRPLDTSVPAPNTYTLPSLWGSQIFTKPSSPSYTAAGRTPPARPPQDPAEIPGPGQYDSPDPNAYRQRRPAFTMLGRPRAPRPPDETPGPGTHSPEQVTMTKARAPAFTMGIRHSKRATTMAADTAP